The following proteins come from a genomic window of Phaeodactylum tricornutum CCAP 1055/1 chromosome 19, whole genome shotgun sequence:
- a CDS encoding predicted protein: MSLPSLCGTFLTGKRSLVAFIWTITTICTYLAFILAIGAIIQVHTSYLGIERNYQEQGESKQNYQQNDDDAGGGDRGSADREQALAQYMWLAALSSTSLTLCAVYIMVMAVALTMYGSTAVVGFMSLRGVYIAPCFSSKGSRLRLGLFGGAVILFVNLLIVCAVVFGEVRVEDGRNGDDRRDMVPYEIERIATIMAVTCIFLAVLYTIFAIVLFLYFGNGDTIDDETGNALSMMGVGSRVETSTPLTSNINDSRRENFITLDHHGYQPS, encoded by the exons ATGTCACTTCCGTCTCTATGTGGTACATTTCTGACGGGCAAACGCTCTTTAGTGGCCTTTATCTGGACCATCACAACCATCTGCACGTACCTGGCCTTTATCCTGGCCATCGGTGCAATTATCCAAGTACACACTTCTTACCTAGGCATCGAACGCAATTACCAAGAGCAAGGGGAATCCAAGCAAAACTACCAacagaacgacgacgatgccggTGGCGGCGATCGCGGTTCGGCCGATCGGGAACAAGCTCTCGCACAGTACATGTGGTTGGCGGCCTTGTCGTCCACAAGTTTGACCCTCTGTGCAGTCTACATCATGGTCATGGCCGTTGCGTTGACTATGTACGGGTCAACCGCCGTAGTAGGATTTATGTCGCTGCGAGGTGTCTACATCGCCCCCTGCTTCTCGTCCAAGGGGTCGAGGTTGCGACTCGGATTGTTTGGCGGGGCCGTCATTCTCTTTGTGAATCTACTTATCGTATGCGCGGTGGTCTTTGGTGAAGTTAGA GTTGAGGACGGTCGCAACGGCGACGATCGCAGAGACATGGTGCCGTACGAAATAGAACGCATAGCTACCATCATGGCCGTAACGTGCATATTTCTGGCCGTGCTATACACCATTTTTGCCATCGTGCTATTCCTCTATTTTGGTAACGGTGATACAATAGACGACGAAACGGGAAACGCCTTGAGTATGATGGGTGTAGGATCCAGAGTTGAGACGAGCACGCCTCTCACATCGAATATTAACGATTCCCGGAGAGAAAATTTCATCACTCTGGACCACCATGGATATCAACCAAGCTAG
- a CDS encoding predicted protein → MEILIDVPPYLHPYVEWLLDWTSSIWSSLSMYWANVGHCWSMLITNAERVFQIPRNALVPLLAFIFFFWPILLSLIMTLVTAWAWIFWIVTSVSFGLIQLVYVSYQFIMITCDIFGLSCLKTYSMLRQQLLHIVDKTTSAVGVENATHRRGGKSRRRQWRQDVEQAQTYERFLQIRIQSKEHAQVISKQTLVKKASLDTALPPPIPRNRSFSVEHSPAKHALRRNQSFASADERRIKSKGSSSFQNRGTSIDDLDSVVVDELGEKLSDLLVSTTRRLREARRSAQNTPNDANAASLCYLLSGVLKRNHLQLDDLLIENARAVAERGQYGLTNESRSVVRAYFQQVEEGLDWIAEAPVLQNLSSHQCSEGENGKEAKHMHESSRSSSAELTGWAESSSKHNDLLERVTLIRKMKQNMGRTALMLSGGGAQAMYHLGIIRTLLESKLYQDIKVISGTSGGSIIAAMCATKTPEELYNNICIPTVVDDFTKTGEQRRENIRWFPPVTEMAAYWLKHKLLVDSAYFRRTCDFYYSDMTFDEAFERTGKHVCITVSASRASGGTAQRLLLNHISTPHVTVASAVAASCALPGVMAPAKLLAKNSSGVLEPFEVDGVEWIDGSVQADLPFQRIATLFAVSSFIVSQTNFHVLPFLNKEYHPNQKSLYWQLFQTLEWDIRSRALKLSRLGLFPRLFGQDISKIFKQKYYGNLTIVPRFTTMQTFGLKSLSNPTIKDMEGYLKYGQIAAWPYLNAIRDMIRLEKALDDCLMRLEARVRALNPDVDWLNPDDVESIASSSAVFSNSRVRIIGRPPMVDSARQRESDLVRKLEDENQVLKEQVQRLRAELLAQVGTDENANSKLDESSHYPVAQRYLIQSSEGRQPSLKNEQEVLTPRGALI, encoded by the exons ATGGAGATTTTGATTGATGTTCCACCGTATTTGCATCCATACGTCGAATGGCTGCTGGATTGGACCAGTTCTATTTGGTCGTCTCTATCTATGTATTGGGCGAATGTGGGCCACTGTTGGAGTATGCTCATTACCAATGCGGAACGAGTCTTTCAGATCCCCCGGAACGCACTCGTACCACTTTTggctttcattttcttcttttggcCTATTCTGCTCAGCCTCATCATGACCCTGGTCACTGCCTGGGCTTGGATCTTCTGGATTGTCACTTCTGTCTCGTTCGGCTTGATCCAACTCGTCTACGTGTCCTATCAGTTCATCATGATCACCTGCGATATTTTTGGACTAAGCTGTTTGAAAACCTACAGTATGCTACGCCAACAGCTTTTGCATATTGTTGACAAAACCACCAGTGCGGTGGGAGTAGAAAACGCCACGCACCGTCGGGGTGGCAAATCCCGGCGTCGACAGTGGCGTCAAGACGTGGAACAGGCGCAAACCTACGAACGCTTTTTGCAGATACGCATCCAGTCCAAAGAACACGCACAGGTGATTTCGAAACAGACTCTTGTCAAGAAAGCGTCTCTGGACACGGCGTTGCCGCCGCCGATTCCACGGAATCGATCCTTTTCCGTAGAACACTCGCCAGCCAAACATGCTCTGAGGCGAAATCAAAGTTTTGCTTCCGCCGATGAACGTCGAATCAAGTCGAAAGGATCGTCTTCATTCCAAAATCGCGGTACTAGTATTGATGATTTGGATTCAGTGGTCGTGGATGAATTGGGCGAGAAATTATCCGATTTACTCGTGAGCACAACGCGACGCTTGCGCGAAGCCCGCCGTTCGGCACAGAACACACCCAATGACGCGAACGCAGCATCCTTGTGTTACTTGCTTTCAGGCGTTCTTAAACGTAATCATTTACAATTGGATGATTTATTGATTGAAAACGCCCGAGCTGTTGCCGAACGGGGTCAATACGGCCTGACGAATGAATCGCGGAGTGTGGTCCGGGCCTATTTTCAACAAGTAGAGGAGGGCTTGGACTGGATTGCGGAAGCGCCTGTTCTACAAAATTTATCATCGCACCAGTGCTCAGAAGGTGAGAATGGAAAGGAGGCAAAACATATGCACGAGTCATCTCGAAGCAGCAGTGCGGAGCTCACGGGCTGGGCCGAAAGTAGCAGTAAACACAATGACCTTTTGGAACGTGTAACTTTGATACGGAAGATGAAACAAAATATGGGTCGGACAGCGCTGATGTTGAGCGGCGGAGGAGCACAAGCCATGTACCACCTAGGTATAATCCGAACTCTGCTCGAATCAAAACTATACCAAGATATAAAGGTGATTTCGGGAACGTCGGGAGGTAGCATTATTGCCGCAATGTGTGCTACTAAAACGCCTGAGGAACTTTATAACAATATATGCATTCCAACAGTGGTTGACGATTTCACCAAAACA GGCGAGCAACGACGAGAGAATATTCGATGGTTTCCTCCGGTTACAGAAATGGCAGCATATTGGTTGAAGCACAAACTTCTGGTGGACAGTGCATATTTTCGACGTACATGCGACTTTTACTATAGCGACATGACTTTCGATGAAGCTTTCGAGCGGACAGGCAAGCACGTTTGTATCACTGTGTCGGCCAGCAGAGCAAGCGGTGGAACCGCGCAACGCTTACTCTTAAACCACATATCCACTCCACATGTAACTGTAGCAAGTGCGGTTGCTGCTAGCTGCGCGCTTCCCGGAGTCATGGCCCCGGCTAAGCTGCTTGCCAAAAACAGCTCTGGAGTGTTGGAACCGTTCGAGGTTGATGGTGTTGAGTGGATTGACGGTTCCGTTCAGGCTGATCTTCCGTTCCAGCGAATTGCAACTCTATTTGCAGTATCGTCTTTCATTGTTTCACAGACAAATTTTCACGTTTTGCCATTTCTCAATAAAGAGTATCATCCGAACCAAAAAAGCTTGTACTGGCAGCTATTTCAAACCCTAGAATGGGACATTCGAAGCCGTGCCCTCAAACTGAGCCGACTTGGACTCTTTCCTCGACTTTTCGGACAGGACATCAGCAAGATCTTCAAGCAAAAATACTATGGAAACCTGACAATCGTTCCCCGCTTTACGACAATGCAAACATTTGGTCTAAAATCTCTTTCCAATCCGACAATAAAAGATATGGAGGGGTATCTCAAGTACGGCCAAATTGCTGCATGGCCCTATCTAAACGCCATACGCGATATGATCCGACTAGAAAAAGCTCTGGACGATTGTCTTATGCGCTTGGAAGCACGAGTTCGAGCGCTGAATCCCGACGTTGACTGGCTCAACCCTGACGATGTTGAGTCTATAGCAAGTTCGTCAGCTGTGTTTTCCAATTCTCGAGTACGAATAATAGGACGACCCCCAATGGTTGATTCCGCAAGGCAGCGGGAAAGTGATTTAGTTCGAAAACTCGAAGACGAGAACCAGGTGCTAAAGGAACAAGTACAGCGACTTCGAGCTGAACTGCTGGCACAAGTAGGCACTGATGAAAATGCCAACAGCAAATTGGATGAATCAAGCCACTATCCCGTAGCTCAACGTTATCTAATACAAAGCTCAGAAGGACGCCAACCATCACTGAAGAATGAGCAAGAAGTATTGACTCCAAGAGGAGCTTTGATCTGA
- a CDS encoding predicted protein, producing MKIAQVLFIAIYLTAATRAQEGASAAVEVDAHGNTMPTESSEPVLTVAACDARIVQAMEAGRADAHSLQEQATTLQQEIQEAAEDRQKLLEEMEQLRKSLAVARADMEKFQMAAAHQETQTRDAARALKDSNGQASSAIAKVEVLEKQLAEAKEEIERLSSITLAKQIQKELMNMWQSILTMYNKLLKKSDA from the coding sequence ATGAAGATCGCCCAAGTATTGTTCATTGCCATTTATCTCACGGCAGCAACTCGTGCCCAGGAAGGTGCTTCTGCGGCCGTCGAGGTTGACGCCCATGGCAACACGATGCCAACCGAGTCGAGCGAGCCCGTCTTGACAGTCGCGGCCTGTGACGCCAGGATTGTCCAAGCAATGGAAGCTGGGCGAGCCGACGCGCACTCTTTGCAGGAACAAGCAACGACCTTGCAGCAGGAAATTCAGGAGGCGGCGGAAGACCGACAAAAGTTGCTGGAAGAGATGGAGCAGTTGCGCAAATCGTTGGCGGTGGCCCGCGCCGATATGGAGAAGTTTCAAATGGCGGCTGCTCACCAGGAAACGCAGACAAGAGATGCCGCACGAGCTTTGAAAGATTCGAATGGGCAGGCCTCctcagcaattgccaaagtcgaagttttggagaagcaattggccgaagccaaggaagaaatcgaaagGCTTTCGTCGATTACTTTAGCCAAGCAGATACAGAAAGAACTCATGAATATGTGGCAGTCAATCCTGACCATGTATAACAAGTTGCTGAAGAAATCTGACGCTTAA
- a CDS encoding fucoxanthin chlorophyll a/c protein, deviant, giving the protein MKTSAIVAILAVSGASAFTPNTNAPQQLTKVGATAELDNMLGVDIETGKKIFDPVGLAQWAPADFLRKAELSNGRSAMLANVGWFWPKIVGTFDSQDVTTTDPIKAIAEADLQWWAQFFVFCGMLEAVKYRGELEGKSYTGEGPAVIDWAKQWDKLNADQKESMRLKELKNGRLAMLGFASYVANYYIPGSVPGLPAGF; this is encoded by the exons ATGAAGACTTCTGCCATTGTCGCCATTCTTGCCGTCAGCGGCGCCTCCGCCTTTACTCCCAATACCAATGCGCCCCAACAATTGACCAAGGTCGGCGCTACGGCTGAGCTCGACAACATGCTCGGTGTCGATATCGAAACGGGCAAGAAGATT TTTGACCCGGTCGGTTTGGCGCAATGGGCTCCGGCGGATTTCCTCCGCAAGGCCGAACTCTCCAACGGGCGTTCCGCCATGCTTGCCAACGTTGGTTGGTTCTGGCCCAAGATTGTGGGAACCTTCGATTCCCAGGATGTCACTACCACCGACCCTATCAAGGCCATTGCCGAAGCCGATCTCCAATGGTGGGCCCAATTCTTTGTCTTTTGTGGTATGCTCGAAGCCGTCAAGTACCGTGGTGAACTGGAGGGCAAATCCTACACCGGTGAAGGACCCGCCGTTATAGATTGGGCCAAGCAGTGGGATAAGCTGAACGCGGACCAGAAGGAATCCATGCGCTTGAAGGAACTCAAGAACGGACGCCTCGCAATGTTGGGATTCGCTTCCTACGTCGCCAACTACTACATTCCGGGATCCGTTCCTGGTCTGCCGGCTGGATTCTAA
- a CDS encoding predicted protein, which translates to MTGRSTLYFVVQFIVAVNAFKAPTLGSPQGLRFNALTRFSSKSHDSALETEATLRSITFCNLPKEDDPDLLCDFLMEIGACSTAITDADRGTDMEQPVFSEPGADPWQDRLQWTAPVWNRCNVTAHFPASAQIGGVLEMVAETFPNQYPDLQDFVLETLPNRDWVVHVQKGWLPIVVNDKFVLRFPWHKHSDVQKVAWNLNSNDFFELELQGGIAFGTGEHPTTQLCLAWVDQVITDKLEQSNGKIHLLDYGSGSGVLGMAACILAPHQVAAIGIDIDSLLLKAHKSAREHVAEQEGDHSANLDSLFLPSDLEETKYDVCVANILAAPLVTLAPVLYSMLLPGAVLGMSGILPDQGDMVVEAYTKAGFASMTIQKEQGNWLLVTGNKPIM; encoded by the exons ATGACAGGCCGATCAACTTTGTATTTCGTCGTGCAGTTTATAGTTGCGGTAAATGCATTCAAAGCTCCTACCTTAGGGTCTCCGCAGGGATTGCGCTTCAATGCGCTGACCCGATTTTCCTCCAAATCCCATGACAGCGCATTGGAAACTGAGGCAACCTTGCGATCGATCACCTTTTGCAACTTGCCCAAGGAAGACGATCCCGATTTGCTATGCGATTTCTTAATGGAAATCGGTGCTTGTTCGACAGCGATTACCGACGCAGATCGAGGGACAGATATGGAACAGCCGGTATTCAGCGAACCCGGGGCTGACCCATGGCAAGATCGCCTCCAATGGACCGCACCCGTCTGGAACCGTTGCAACGTTACAGCTCACTTTCCGGCCAGTGCTCAGATCGGTGGAGTGCTCGAGATGGTAGCGGAGACGTTTCCTAATCAATACCCGGATCTGCAAGATTTTGTGCTAGAGACGCTTCCCAACAGGGATTGGGTGGTACATGTTCAAAAAGGGTGGCTTCCGATAGTGGTGAACGATAAATTCGTTCTGCGATTTCCGTGGCATAAACACTCGGACGTACAGAAGGTTGCCTGGAAtttgaacagcaacgacTTTTTCGAACTCGAGTTACAGGGTGGAATCGCCTTTGGAACCGGCGAGCATCCGACAACGCAGCTTTGTCTAGCGTGGGTAGACCAAGTCATTACGGACAAACTTGAACAATCCAATGGTAAAATCCACCTACTAGATTACGGATCTGGCTCTGGTGTACTCGGCATGGCAGCTTGTATTCTTGCGCCACACCAAGTTGCTGCCATTGGTATTGACATCGAT TCGCTGCTACTCAAGGCACACAAAAGCGCCAGAGAACATGTGGCGGAACAAGAAGGTGACCATTCCGCCAACCTTGACAGTCTCTTCCTACCCTCAGACTTAGAAGAAACAAAATATGATGTGTGCGTTGCCAACATACTGGCGGCGCCTCTCGTTACCTTGGCACCAGTCTTATACAGCATGCTGCTCCCTGGAGCAGTGCTAGGAATGAGTGGGATACTTCCGGATCAAGGAGATATGGTTGTTGAAGCTTATACCAAAGCGGGCTTTGCAAGCATGACAATACAAAAGGAACAAGGAAACTGGCTTTTAGTAACAGGCAATAAACCAATAATGTAG